One Vibrio neonatus genomic window carries:
- a CDS encoding glycine cleavage system protein R encodes MQTTFIVNFIGTASPSTIKRLSSVTHENNGKWLLSKVNFIEHHVAGVIKIELPQENAQIVKEAFSKTENLTCQFADADASLHDENEIYSLRVNANDRAGIVNEITHILDKQNVTILDMDCQRVFIAGGGSGISASLFTAQLALKLPAALGLKDVTRELESLSEDTKVIINA; translated from the coding sequence ATGCAAACTACATTTATCGTAAACTTTATCGGCACAGCTTCGCCTTCGACTATCAAGCGCCTTTCTTCAGTCACGCATGAGAACAACGGCAAATGGTTACTCAGCAAAGTTAACTTTATCGAGCACCATGTTGCCGGTGTGATTAAAATTGAACTACCGCAAGAAAATGCACAAATCGTGAAAGAAGCATTTTCAAAAACAGAAAATCTTACTTGCCAATTTGCTGATGCTGACGCATCACTGCACGACGAAAACGAAATCTATTCATTGCGCGTCAATGCTAACGACCGCGCAGGTATCGTTAACGAAATTACGCACATTTTAGATAAACAAAACGTCACTATCCTGGATATGGACTGTCAACGAGTGTTTATTGCAGGTGGTGGTAGCGGCATTAGTGCAAGCCTATTCACCGCGCAACTGGCGCTTAAACTGCCAGCGGCGTTAGGCCTAAAAGATGTGACTCGTGAATTGGAATCACTAAGCGAAGATACTAAAGTGATCATTAACGCTTAG